A single region of the Oleispira antarctica RB-8 genome encodes:
- the mshO gene encoding MSHA biogenesis protein MshO codes for MASFNQLNISTIKKNAAFTLVELVTVIVVLGILSTGSVHFISNSAKGLVDSAERQALASTATIAIEKVLREVRRALPNSVRNFEDDGNSCLELVPILHSSEYVSIPIAAAETKFDAIKFVTASGTESGYVAVYPNSINSVYSANQAISTNKATAGVVNIPGPELQEILFNGGSLYRFLTDSPGKRFFLVDEPISFCEDSNGRLWRYQDYGFHLDSTSSIPTSGSDRLLIADSLQQNSLSFNVTPAQLQRNAVVRMSLIVERKGATSEQVDMSQEVQLRNVP; via the coding sequence GTAACGGTTATTGTTGTATTGGGTATATTATCAACAGGCAGTGTGCACTTTATTTCAAATTCGGCAAAGGGTTTGGTCGATAGTGCAGAACGTCAAGCATTAGCGAGTACTGCAACCATCGCAATAGAAAAAGTATTGAGGGAAGTTCGTAGAGCTTTGCCAAATAGTGTGCGAAATTTTGAGGATGATGGCAATAGCTGTTTAGAGCTCGTGCCGATTTTGCACAGCAGTGAGTATGTATCAATTCCAATTGCAGCAGCAGAAACAAAGTTTGATGCGATTAAATTTGTCACTGCCTCAGGCACAGAATCCGGTTATGTTGCCGTTTATCCTAATAGTATTAATTCTGTATACAGTGCCAATCAGGCTATTTCAACGAATAAAGCGACCGCTGGTGTTGTAAATATTCCTGGGCCAGAGTTACAAGAAATCCTTTTTAACGGAGGTTCCTTGTATCGTTTTTTGACGGACTCACCAGGAAAACGATTTTTTTTAGTCGATGAACCCATCAGTTTCTGTGAGGATTCGAATGGACGTTTATGGCGTTATCAGGATTATGGTTTTCATCTTGATAGTACTTCTAGCATTCCTACATCAGGTAGTGATCGCTTATTAATTGCTGATTCGTTACAACAAAATAGTTTGTCTTTTAATGTTACCCCTGCTCAGCTACAAAGAAATGCAGTCGTGCGAATGAGCTTAATTGTTGAGCGTAAAGGTGCAACAAGTGAACAAGTGGATATGAGTCAAGAGGTGCAA